A part of Trueperaceae bacterium genomic DNA contains:
- the rpe gene encoding ribulose-phosphate 3-epimerase, producing the protein MAKVLIAPSILSADFSRLGEASAAAEAGGADLIHVDVMDGHFVPNITFGPAVVASLKRSTQLPLDVHLMISRPERYVADFVDAGADFLTVHAEATPHLHGVLTEVRQAGAKAGLAVNPLTPLDVVELALPYLDLVLVMSVNPGFGGQPFIPGSVARVEAARRMRDRVNPNCLVEVDGGITTKTAPGVVAAGADVLVAGSAVYGHGTVSENLAALRAALSQPNETGA; encoded by the coding sequence ATGGCGAAGGTCCTCATCGCCCCCTCGATCCTCTCGGCGGACTTCTCGCGCCTCGGCGAGGCTTCGGCCGCGGCCGAAGCCGGCGGCGCCGACCTCATCCACGTCGACGTGATGGACGGCCATTTCGTGCCCAACATCACCTTCGGGCCCGCCGTCGTCGCGTCCCTCAAGCGCTCGACCCAACTCCCGCTCGACGTTCACCTGATGATCTCGCGGCCCGAGCGTTACGTGGCGGACTTCGTGGACGCGGGCGCCGACTTCCTCACGGTGCACGCCGAGGCCACGCCGCACCTCCACGGCGTCCTCACGGAGGTGCGCCAAGCCGGCGCCAAGGCGGGGCTGGCCGTCAACCCGCTCACGCCGCTGGACGTGGTCGAGCTCGCCCTGCCGTACCTGGACCTGGTGTTGGTCATGAGCGTCAACCCCGGCTTCGGCGGCCAGCCGTTCATCCCCGGCTCCGTCGCGCGCGTCGAGGCCGCGCGGCGCATGCGCGATCGCGTCAACCCCAACTGCCTCGTCGAGGTCGACGGCGGCATCACCACCAAGACGGCCCCCGGCGTGGTCGCCGCCGGCGCGGACGTACTGGTGGCCGGGAGCGCGGTGTACGGCCACGGCACGGTGAGCGAGAACCTCGCCGCGTTGCGCGCGGCGCTGAGTCAGCCGAACGAGACCGGCGCGTAG